Proteins encoded by one window of Vibrio panuliri:
- a CDS encoding 5-formyltetrahydrofolate cyclo-ligase, protein MNLSRQEFRQQIRQLRQQLSPQFQQQSGAQLVEQFSTLPELSNAQHIALYLSADGEVDTQPLIKWLWQQGKQVYLPVIHPFSKGHLLFLHYQANTEMVLNQYRILEPKLKQYLIQPVHKLDIICTPLVAFDSTGHRLGMGGGYYDRTLETWFQSGQGAKPIGLAHDCQHVSRLPIESWDVPLPKIVTPSRIWLWE, encoded by the coding sequence ATGAATCTCTCAAGACAAGAATTTCGCCAGCAAATTCGCCAACTCAGACAACAACTCTCCCCACAGTTTCAACAGCAATCGGGCGCTCAACTGGTCGAACAATTTTCTACTTTGCCAGAACTGTCCAACGCACAACATATTGCCCTCTATTTAAGTGCTGATGGCGAAGTGGATACCCAACCACTCATCAAGTGGCTATGGCAACAAGGCAAACAGGTCTATCTACCCGTTATTCATCCTTTTTCTAAAGGTCATCTACTTTTTCTTCATTACCAAGCCAATACTGAAATGGTATTGAATCAATACCGAATTCTTGAACCTAAGCTCAAACAGTACTTAATCCAACCAGTGCATAAACTCGATATCATTTGCACACCTTTAGTTGCCTTTGATTCAACGGGGCATCGCCTTGGAATGGGCGGGGGATATTATGATCGCACCTTAGAGACTTGGTTTCAGAGTGGTCAGGGAGCCAAACCCATCGGCTTGGCGCACGACTGTCAGCATGTCAGTCGTTTACCCATCGAATCATGGGATGTACCACTACCAAAAATAGTGACACCGAGCAGGATATGGCTCTGGGAATGA
- the serA gene encoding phosphoglycerate dehydrogenase — translation MAKVSLEKEKIKILLLEGLHPSSVEVLQAAGYTNIEYHKGSLSEEELLEAVKDAHFIGIRSRTNLSQQVIDAAEKLVAIGCFCIGTNQVDLNAAAVRGIPVFNAPFSNTRSVAELVLGQILLLLRGIPEKNALAHRGIWKKSADNSYEARGKRLGIVGYGHIGTQLGIIAENLGMRVYYYDIENKLSLGNATQIATMSELLNKCDVISLHVPETPETKNMMGADEFARMKPGAIFINAARGTVVDIEALCHSLEAGHISGAAVDVFPTEPKTNADPFESPLQKYDNVLLTPHVGGSTQEAQENIGVEVAGKLAKYSDNGSTLSSVNFPEVALPEHRDCSRLLHIHQNRPGILTQINTIFAEEGINIAGQYLQTAADIGYVVIDVETERSKEALEKLKGIEGTIRARILH, via the coding sequence ATGGCCAAAGTTTCACTGGAAAAAGAGAAAATAAAAATACTGTTGTTAGAAGGTCTCCACCCTTCTTCTGTCGAAGTACTACAGGCAGCGGGTTATACCAACATCGAATACCACAAAGGCTCCTTATCGGAAGAAGAGCTGTTAGAAGCGGTTAAAGATGCGCATTTCATCGGTATACGCTCACGCACAAACTTATCCCAGCAAGTAATCGATGCGGCTGAGAAGCTGGTCGCGATTGGTTGTTTCTGTATCGGTACCAATCAGGTTGATCTCAATGCTGCAGCGGTACGCGGTATTCCAGTGTTTAACGCACCATTTTCCAACACCCGTAGCGTGGCGGAGCTGGTTCTCGGTCAAATCCTACTGCTACTCCGAGGTATTCCTGAAAAGAATGCCCTTGCTCATCGAGGCATTTGGAAGAAGAGTGCCGATAACTCTTACGAAGCACGCGGCAAACGCTTAGGTATTGTTGGCTACGGCCATATTGGTACTCAATTGGGTATCATCGCAGAAAACCTAGGGATGCGAGTTTACTACTACGATATTGAAAACAAACTCTCGCTAGGCAACGCAACACAAATTGCGACGATGAGTGAATTACTCAATAAATGTGATGTTATCTCGCTGCATGTTCCAGAAACGCCTGAGACCAAAAACATGATGGGCGCGGACGAGTTTGCTCGTATGAAGCCTGGCGCCATTTTCATCAATGCCGCTCGTGGTACAGTGGTCGATATTGAGGCGCTATGCCATTCATTAGAGGCCGGCCATATTTCTGGCGCAGCCGTTGATGTATTCCCGACAGAGCCAAAGACTAATGCCGATCCATTTGAGTCGCCTCTGCAGAAATACGACAATGTACTGCTAACACCACACGTAGGTGGTTCAACACAAGAAGCCCAAGAAAACATTGGTGTTGAAGTGGCGGGTAAGCTGGCGAAGTACTCGGATAATGGCTCAACCTTATCGAGCGTTAACTTCCCAGAAGTTGCACTTCCAGAGCATCGTGATTGCTCGCGCTTGCTGCATATTCACCAAAACCGCCCTGGCATCTTGACGCAAATTAACACCATCTTCGCTGAAGAAGGGATTAACATTGCGGGTCAGTATCTACAAACTGCAGCGGACATTGGTTATGTTGTGATTGACGTAGAGACTGAGCGCTCTAAAGAAGCCTTAGAGAAGCTAAAAGGTATCGAAGGCACAATTCGAGCACGTATCCTGCACTAA
- the ubiH gene encoding 2-octaprenyl-6-methoxyphenyl hydroxylase has translation MKQFDVVIAGGAMAGMTLALALDTLSNGKLRVAVVEPFPVDHQAHPGFDSRSIALSFGTVQILRQFGLWHDIEPVATAIKHIHVSDRSHAGMTEIDHRELGIQALGYVVELADVGRIYHDKVLHSPQIELITPDAVAQVERTQDHNIVTLQSGVALQCQLLVAADGAISSCCEQLGIALREHDFNQVAVIANIRTEMPHQGQAFERFTQQGPVALLPMSDGRMSLVWCVRPEVAQHMTELDDCAFLAQLQQQFGWRLGKLTHVGARASYPLLLRYREQNTSHRFAIVGNAAQTLHPIAGQGFNLGIRDVASLAEELMHSLDDVGQYSVLSAFKQRREADRTHTISLTSSLVHLFSNDYLTLRVGRNIGLALMDNIPPLKTPLLQRTLGLVAR, from the coding sequence ATGAAGCAGTTTGATGTGGTAATTGCTGGTGGAGCGATGGCGGGTATGACGCTCGCATTGGCACTTGATACGCTGTCGAATGGCAAATTACGTGTTGCTGTTGTTGAGCCGTTTCCGGTTGACCATCAAGCTCACCCTGGGTTTGATTCTCGCTCGATAGCGCTCTCATTTGGTACGGTTCAAATATTGCGCCAGTTCGGCTTGTGGCATGATATCGAACCTGTAGCCACAGCGATAAAACACATTCATGTTTCGGATCGTTCCCATGCTGGTATGACTGAAATCGATCATCGAGAGCTTGGGATTCAAGCACTTGGTTATGTGGTTGAGCTGGCGGATGTCGGACGCATCTATCATGACAAAGTTTTGCATTCTCCGCAGATTGAATTGATCACCCCAGATGCCGTCGCGCAAGTTGAGCGCACACAAGATCATAATATCGTGACACTTCAAAGCGGTGTGGCCTTGCAATGCCAATTGCTGGTTGCGGCAGATGGTGCAATCTCTTCATGTTGTGAACAGCTCGGTATTGCGCTGCGTGAACATGATTTCAACCAAGTTGCAGTGATTGCCAATATTCGGACTGAAATGCCTCATCAAGGCCAAGCTTTTGAGCGTTTCACTCAACAAGGCCCGGTTGCTTTGCTGCCGATGAGTGATGGCAGAATGTCATTGGTTTGGTGTGTCAGACCAGAGGTTGCACAGCACATGACTGAACTTGATGACTGTGCTTTCTTAGCGCAGTTACAACAGCAGTTCGGTTGGCGACTCGGTAAGCTGACTCACGTTGGGGCAAGAGCGAGCTATCCGCTACTGCTTCGTTATCGTGAGCAAAATACCTCACATCGCTTTGCCATTGTCGGCAATGCCGCTCAGACTTTGCATCCGATTGCGGGACAAGGTTTTAACTTGGGCATTCGTGATGTGGCAAGTTTGGCTGAGGAACTGATGCACTCATTGGATGACGTTGGTCAATACTCAGTGCTCAGCGCGTTTAAACAACGTAGAGAAGCTGATCGTACTCATACTATTTCGCTGACATCATCGCTTGTTCATCTGTTCTCCAATGATTATTTAACATTAAGAGTCGGACGCAACATCGGTTTAGCTTTGATGGATAATATTCCGCCACTGAAGACCCCATTACTGCAACGAACATTAGGTTTAGTCGCGCGATAG
- a CDS encoding YecA/YgfB family protein: MSNITLPDYLTFASEMQSAGLAVNPSELHGLLTGMLSGGLSLTDKSWQPLIFDYTNEGMGWPDKALTLAQQTLDATIKEVTGSDMELSLLLPDEEASATLFDMADGVADWVNHFISGLGLVGTDLKKASKQAKEALNDLEEIAKLGIDEEDDMQEQALLLEQVIEHVKVCVLTIHAEFGQKPTQQESAPTIH; the protein is encoded by the coding sequence ATGAGTAACATCACCCTTCCCGATTACTTAACCTTCGCGAGTGAAATGCAGTCTGCTGGCTTGGCGGTGAACCCGTCTGAGCTTCACGGTCTTCTAACTGGCATGTTAAGTGGCGGTCTGAGCTTAACGGATAAAAGCTGGCAGCCTTTGATTTTTGACTATACCAATGAAGGTATGGGATGGCCGGACAAAGCGCTGACGCTTGCGCAGCAAACGTTGGATGCTACGATTAAAGAAGTGACAGGTAGTGACATGGAATTGTCATTACTCTTGCCTGATGAAGAGGCGAGCGCCACTCTGTTTGATATGGCTGACGGTGTTGCTGATTGGGTGAATCATTTCATTTCAGGTCTGGGGTTGGTAGGGACCGACCTCAAGAAAGCGTCTAAGCAAGCGAAAGAAGCACTGAATGATTTAGAAGAAATAGCCAAACTTGGTATTGATGAAGAAGATGACATGCAAGAGCAAGCTTTGCTGCTTGAGCAAGTGATTGAACACGTAAAAGTTTGCGTGTTGACCATTCACGCTGAGTTTGGTCAAAAACCAACTCAGCAAGAGTCTGCGCCAACCATTCATTAA
- a CDS encoding AMP-dependent synthetase/ligase produces MANLDFHIVKRIREQIAKGNQRTALKHKVEGLWQGMSWAQFGQQVDAVSLALLAQGLRVQDKIGIFSNNMPQWTIADIAAMQLRGVTVPIYPTNTAAQSAYILQNADVKVLFVGEQSQFDAAASIFEQCEELELVVAMSNDIDFGDCEFALTWDDFIAKGNDEYRAEFEQRLADANFDDLFTLIYTSGTTGQPKGVMLDYANIGAQLQGHDERLSLSQQDVSLCFLPLSHVFERAWTFYVLYKGATNCYLQDTMQVRDALSEVRPTVMCAVPRFYEKIFSAIHEKVAKAPFMRKVMFTWAVNMGAKMAVCHQEGHKPSFMLKRAHKLADKLVLSKLRALLGGRINFMPCGGAKLDETIGRFFHALGINVKLGYGMTETTATISCWDDKCFNPDSIGMSMPGAQVKIGQDNEILVRGPMVMRGYYKMPKETAETFDEHGFLKTGDAGHIDENGNLFITDRIKELMKTSNGKYIAPQMVEGTIGKDHFIEQIAVIADTRKFVSALIVPCYDSLEEYAKELNIKYHDRVELIKHNQIIEMLEKRVNELQKELAKFEQVKKFKLLPKAFSMDDGELTPTQKLRRKVIHDKYQNEIEEMYDDKHGNK; encoded by the coding sequence ATGGCCAATTTAGATTTTCACATCGTTAAACGAATTCGCGAGCAAATTGCAAAAGGTAACCAACGTACTGCACTAAAACACAAAGTTGAAGGTTTGTGGCAAGGCATGAGTTGGGCGCAATTTGGTCAGCAAGTGGATGCTGTGTCCCTTGCATTATTGGCTCAGGGATTGAGAGTCCAAGACAAGATAGGGATTTTCTCTAATAACATGCCACAGTGGACTATTGCGGATATCGCCGCAATGCAATTGCGTGGTGTGACAGTTCCTATCTACCCAACCAACACGGCCGCTCAATCTGCTTATATTTTGCAAAATGCGGATGTCAAAGTGCTGTTCGTTGGTGAGCAGTCTCAGTTTGATGCAGCAGCTTCGATTTTTGAGCAGTGTGAAGAGCTAGAACTTGTAGTGGCAATGTCTAATGACATCGACTTTGGTGATTGCGAGTTTGCACTTACTTGGGATGACTTTATTGCCAAAGGTAATGATGAGTATCGAGCTGAATTTGAACAGCGACTCGCTGATGCAAATTTCGATGATCTTTTCACATTGATTTACACCTCGGGCACGACAGGGCAACCGAAAGGGGTGATGCTGGATTACGCTAACATTGGCGCACAGTTGCAAGGTCACGATGAACGCTTAAGTTTATCTCAGCAAGATGTTTCGCTATGTTTTCTGCCACTTTCTCATGTGTTTGAGCGTGCATGGACTTTTTACGTTCTGTATAAAGGTGCCACTAACTGCTACCTACAAGACACCATGCAGGTTCGCGATGCTTTAAGTGAAGTGCGTCCAACAGTGATGTGTGCGGTTCCTCGTTTCTACGAGAAGATTTTCTCAGCGATTCATGAAAAGGTCGCTAAAGCACCGTTTATGCGTAAGGTGATGTTCACTTGGGCAGTAAACATGGGGGCGAAAATGGCGGTGTGTCATCAAGAAGGGCACAAACCATCATTTATGCTTAAACGTGCCCATAAGTTGGCGGATAAATTGGTGTTGTCAAAGCTGCGTGCCTTGTTGGGCGGTCGTATTAACTTTATGCCATGTGGCGGAGCTAAGCTTGATGAGACTATCGGTCGCTTCTTCCATGCATTGGGTATCAACGTCAAACTTGGCTACGGTATGACAGAAACCACCGCCACAATCTCATGTTGGGACGATAAATGTTTTAACCCAGATTCGATCGGTATGTCGATGCCGGGCGCACAAGTTAAGATTGGTCAAGACAATGAAATTTTGGTTCGTGGTCCAATGGTTATGCGTGGCTACTACAAAATGCCAAAGGAAACCGCTGAGACTTTCGATGAACACGGTTTCTTAAAAACTGGCGATGCAGGTCATATTGATGAGAACGGTAACCTATTTATTACTGATCGCATTAAAGAGCTGATGAAAACGTCAAACGGCAAGTACATTGCACCGCAAATGGTGGAAGGCACGATCGGTAAAGACCATTTTATCGAGCAGATTGCGGTTATCGCCGATACTCGTAAGTTTGTATCTGCGCTGATAGTGCCTTGTTACGACAGCTTGGAAGAGTATGCCAAAGAGCTGAATATCAAATACCATGACCGTGTTGAGTTGATTAAGCACAATCAAATTATTGAGATGCTTGAGAAGCGAGTTAATGAACTACAGAAAGAACTGGCTAAGTTTGAGCAGGTGAAGAAGTTCAAATTGCTGCCAAAAGCGTTCTCCATGGATGATGGTGAATTAACGCCAACTCAGAAGCTACGTCGTAAAGTAATCCACGATAAGTATCAAAATGAAATCGAAGAGATGTACGACGACAAGCACGGTAATAAATAA
- a CDS encoding FAD-dependent 2-octaprenylphenol hydroxylase, with amino-acid sequence MMQSVDIAIVGGGMVGLALAAALKDSELRVAVIESRAPDSELAELPDVRVSALSRSSETILRNLGAWQGIVDRRAAAYMAMEVWEQDSFARIEFDAQKLAQPNLGHIVENRVIQLALLEQVQKQTNVSLFMPAQCQTMAVGESEVWLTLDNGQSLTTKLVVGADGANSWVRRQQDIPLTHWDYGHSAIVANVWTQEPHEKVARQIFTPQGPLAFLPMVGSQMSSIVWSTDPSRAERLVAMEKEEFNKALTAEFGARLGMCEVVGERFAFPLKMRYARDFVTERIALVGDAAHTIHPLAGQGVNLGLLDAASLAQEILAVWQQGQDIGTKRNLRGYERWRKAEAAKMIAAMQGFKDLFEGDNPAKKLIRGIGLKLAGQLPGAKDEIMKRALGLKGDLPDLAKQSFSSTQS; translated from the coding sequence ATGATGCAAAGCGTAGATATTGCCATCGTAGGTGGTGGCATGGTGGGTTTGGCGCTCGCGGCGGCGCTGAAAGACTCAGAGCTTAGAGTCGCAGTGATAGAAAGTCGTGCGCCTGATAGTGAGCTAGCTGAACTGCCGGATGTGCGTGTCTCGGCATTGAGTCGTTCGAGTGAGACGATTTTACGCAATCTGGGCGCTTGGCAGGGTATTGTTGATCGTCGAGCGGCAGCCTATATGGCGATGGAAGTATGGGAACAGGATAGCTTTGCTCGGATAGAGTTTGATGCGCAGAAGCTCGCTCAACCGAATCTTGGACATATCGTCGAAAACCGAGTGATTCAACTCGCTTTATTGGAACAAGTGCAGAAGCAGACCAATGTGAGCTTGTTTATGCCTGCCCAGTGCCAAACTATGGCCGTGGGGGAAAGTGAAGTGTGGTTGACGCTTGATAATGGTCAGTCACTGACAACGAAATTGGTCGTGGGCGCTGATGGTGCTAATTCATGGGTTCGTCGTCAGCAAGATATTCCATTAACCCATTGGGACTATGGGCACAGTGCGATTGTTGCGAATGTTTGGACTCAGGAGCCTCATGAAAAAGTGGCGCGCCAGATATTTACGCCACAAGGCCCATTGGCATTTCTGCCGATGGTTGGTAGCCAAATGAGTTCAATTGTTTGGTCAACGGATCCGAGTCGTGCAGAGCGCTTAGTTGCGATGGAGAAAGAAGAGTTCAACAAAGCCCTAACGGCAGAGTTTGGTGCTCGACTTGGGATGTGTGAAGTGGTTGGGGAGCGATTCGCCTTTCCACTTAAGATGCGCTACGCCCGTGATTTTGTGACGGAGCGTATTGCTTTAGTTGGCGATGCCGCTCACACCATCCATCCGTTGGCAGGGCAAGGTGTTAACTTGGGGCTGTTGGATGCGGCGAGTTTAGCCCAAGAGATCCTGGCCGTGTGGCAACAGGGACAAGATATCGGTACCAAGCGAAATCTGCGCGGGTATGAGCGTTGGCGCAAAGCTGAAGCGGCGAAAATGATTGCGGCAATGCAGGGTTTTAAGGATCTATTTGAAGGCGACAATCCGGCCAAGAAGCTCATTCGTGGCATTGGTTTAAAGCTAGCAGGACAATTGCCTGGAGCAAAAGATGAGATCATGAAGCGAGCATTAGGCTTGAAAGGGGATTTACCTGATTTAGCTAAGCAGTCATTCTCATCAACGCAGTCTTAA
- a CDS encoding acetolactate synthase 3 large subunit, with translation MAAMLSGNEMVVQSLIEEGVEQIFGYPGGSVLDIYDALHAKTDQIKHVLVRHEQAATHMADGYARATGKPGVVLVCSGPGATNTITGIATAYMDSIPMIVISGNVPNNLIGNDAFQECDIVGVSRPVVKHSFLVKKAEDIPETVKKAFYIATTGRPGPVVIDLPKDVMNPLVKLPYKYPETISMRSYKPTTSGHKGQIKKALKALLEAKKPVLYVGGGAVISEADQPLLKLAETLNLPVVSTLMGLGAFPGTHKNSLGMLGMHGTYEANMAMHDADLIFGVGVRFDDRTTNNLEKYCPNARIMHIDIDPSSISKNVKADLPIVGSADKVLEAMVNLLVEQGGSNDESALNRWWDEIQTWRDRQCLSYDTSSERIKPQQVIETLHKLTNGDAYVASDVGQHQMFAALYYPFNKPRRWINSGGLGTMGFGLPAGMGVKFAKPDEEVVVVTGDGSIQMNIQELSTAMQYDIPVKIINLNNRFLGMVKQWQDIIYQGRHSNSYMSSVPDFAAIAEAYGHVGIRIETPDQLEAGLKQALEMKDRLVFVDINVDETEHVYPMQIKGEGMDKMWLSKTERT, from the coding sequence ATGGCAGCGATGTTGTCCGGTAATGAGATGGTGGTGCAATCTCTTATCGAAGAAGGCGTTGAGCAAATTTTTGGTTATCCAGGCGGCTCCGTTTTGGATATTTATGATGCGCTTCATGCAAAAACCGATCAAATCAAACATGTCTTAGTTCGTCATGAGCAAGCCGCGACGCATATGGCGGATGGATACGCTCGAGCGACGGGTAAGCCGGGAGTCGTACTGGTCTGCTCTGGCCCTGGCGCAACCAATACCATTACGGGTATCGCGACGGCGTATATGGATTCCATCCCAATGATCGTGATTTCTGGCAACGTACCAAACAACTTGATAGGTAACGATGCTTTTCAAGAGTGCGATATCGTTGGGGTTTCTCGACCGGTGGTAAAACACAGTTTTTTGGTCAAAAAAGCAGAAGACATTCCTGAAACGGTTAAAAAAGCCTTTTACATTGCAACGACAGGTCGTCCAGGGCCGGTAGTGATTGACTTGCCAAAGGATGTGATGAACCCGTTGGTGAAGTTGCCATATAAGTACCCTGAAACCATCTCAATGCGCTCATACAAGCCGACAACAAGCGGACATAAAGGGCAGATCAAAAAGGCGCTAAAAGCGCTGCTAGAAGCGAAAAAACCCGTGCTTTATGTCGGTGGCGGAGCGGTGATTTCTGAAGCCGATCAACCGTTGCTGAAGTTGGCTGAAACACTGAATTTGCCAGTGGTCAGTACCTTGATGGGGTTAGGTGCTTTCCCTGGGACACATAAAAACTCATTAGGTATGCTGGGGATGCACGGCACCTATGAAGCCAATATGGCAATGCATGATGCCGACCTAATCTTTGGTGTCGGTGTCCGTTTTGATGATCGGACGACCAATAACCTAGAGAAATATTGCCCTAACGCGCGGATCATGCACATCGATATCGATCCTTCCTCGATCTCCAAAAACGTCAAAGCGGATCTTCCCATTGTTGGCTCAGCCGATAAGGTGCTAGAGGCTATGGTGAATTTGCTGGTGGAGCAAGGGGGAAGTAATGACGAATCGGCATTGAATCGTTGGTGGGATGAAATCCAAACGTGGCGAGACAGGCAGTGTTTGAGTTATGACACGTCATCTGAACGAATTAAGCCGCAGCAAGTGATTGAAACTTTGCACAAGCTTACTAATGGGGACGCTTATGTGGCCTCCGACGTGGGCCAGCATCAGATGTTCGCAGCGCTGTATTATCCATTCAATAAGCCTCGTCGTTGGATCAACTCAGGTGGCTTAGGCACAATGGGATTCGGTTTGCCAGCGGGGATGGGCGTTAAGTTTGCTAAGCCTGATGAAGAGGTGGTGGTGGTCACCGGTGACGGCAGCATTCAAATGAACATTCAAGAATTGTCGACCGCGATGCAATACGATATTCCGGTCAAGATTATCAATTTGAACAACCGATTCTTAGGAATGGTCAAACAGTGGCAAGATATTATTTACCAAGGTCGCCACTCCAACTCATACATGAGTTCCGTACCGGATTTTGCTGCGATAGCAGAAGCGTATGGCCATGTGGGTATTCGCATCGAGACTCCGGATCAACTTGAGGCTGGGCTAAAGCAAGCTCTTGAGATGAAAGATCGTTTGGTATTTGTTGATATCAATGTTGATGAAACAGAGCATGTCTACCCTATGCAAATTAAAGGCGAAGGGATGGATAAGATGTGGCTAAGCAAGACGGAGCGTACCTAA
- the ilvN gene encoding acetolactate synthase small subunit has translation MRHIISLLLENQPGALSRVVGLFSQRGYNIESLTVSPTDDGTLSRLNITTISDDMELEQIQKQLHKLIDVLKVQEVTELEHIERELLLVKVKASGFARAEVKRTADIFRGQIVDVTAAQYTVQLTGTGEKLDAFIQALSEVTDVLEVARSGVVGIARGERALKP, from the coding sequence ATGAGACATATCATTTCATTACTATTGGAAAACCAACCGGGCGCCCTGTCTCGCGTGGTTGGGTTGTTTTCTCAGCGCGGCTATAACATCGAATCTTTGACGGTATCACCGACGGACGATGGAACACTGTCGCGACTCAATATCACTACTATCTCTGACGACATGGAGTTAGAGCAGATCCAAAAGCAACTGCATAAGTTAATTGATGTACTGAAAGTTCAAGAGGTCACAGAGCTTGAGCATATTGAGCGTGAATTGCTGTTGGTGAAAGTCAAAGCAAGTGGTTTTGCGCGAGCCGAAGTGAAACGAACCGCTGATATTTTCCGTGGACAGATCGTTGATGTCACTGCGGCGCAATATACGGTGCAGTTAACAGGGACGGGAGAAAAGCTGGACGCCTTTATCCAAGCATTGTCTGAAGTGACGGATGTGCTTGAAGTGGCACGCAGTGGCGTCGTTGGGATTGCGCGCGGTGAGCGGGCATTAAAGCCCTAA
- a CDS encoding cell division protein ZapA, translated as MSSQAVEVEILGKLTRVNCPAGQEEALLQAAKRLNDRLQDMTDKTKVTNEVHLLTIAALNFCYDLETRDNSTHEQQELQLQLNERMEKLNTSLDEALSKVQPGKPSPIAE; from the coding sequence ATGAGTAGCCAAGCGGTAGAAGTTGAAATTTTAGGTAAGTTAACCCGAGTTAACTGCCCAGCGGGTCAGGAAGAAGCGCTGCTTCAAGCTGCCAAACGACTGAATGATCGTTTGCAAGATATGACCGACAAGACAAAAGTGACCAATGAGGTGCATCTGCTGACCATCGCGGCACTGAACTTCTGCTATGACTTGGAAACTCGCGATAACTCAACACATGAACAACAAGAGCTGCAACTGCAACTCAATGAGCGAATGGAGAAGCTCAACACATCACTTGATGAAGCGCTAAGTAAAGTACAGCCAGGAAAGCCGTCACCAATAGCGGAATAA
- the rpiA gene encoding ribose-5-phosphate isomerase RpiA, which yields MTQDEMKKEAAWAALKYVERDSIVGVGTGSTVNHFIDALGSIKDDIKGAVSSSEASTQRLIDLGIEVFDCNDVMKLDIYVDGADEINAHRDMIKGGGAALTREKIVAAIADKFICIVDDTKAVDILGQFPLPVEVIPMARSYVGRELVKLGGDPAYREGVITDNGNVILDVHNMEIVNPKEMERAINAIPGVVTVGLFAARGADVVITGTPNGAKIEE from the coding sequence ATGACTCAAGATGAAATGAAAAAAGAAGCGGCTTGGGCGGCGCTTAAGTATGTAGAGCGAGACAGCATTGTAGGCGTAGGTACGGGCTCGACAGTCAATCACTTCATCGACGCACTGGGTTCAATCAAAGATGACATCAAAGGTGCAGTATCAAGCTCAGAGGCTTCCACGCAGCGTCTCATCGATCTCGGTATCGAAGTATTTGATTGTAACGATGTAATGAAGCTTGATATCTATGTTGATGGTGCAGATGAAATAAACGCACATCGCGATATGATTAAAGGCGGCGGTGCAGCATTGACGCGCGAGAAAATTGTCGCAGCTATTGCCGATAAATTTATCTGTATCGTTGATGACACTAAAGCTGTCGATATTCTTGGTCAGTTCCCACTACCAGTGGAAGTGATTCCTATGGCGCGCTCATACGTTGGCCGCGAACTGGTAAAACTGGGTGGCGATCCTGCATACCGTGAAGGTGTTATCACTGACAACGGCAACGTGATCCTTGATGTGCATAATATGGAAATCGTCAATCCAAAAGAGATGGAACGTGCCATTAACGCCATCCCTGGTGTTGTGACTGTTGGTCTATTTGCAGCTCGTGGGGCTGACGTCGTGATTACAGGCACACCAAACGGTGCAAAAATCGAAGAATAG